A region of the Massilia sp. erpn genome:
AGCTGCCACCGCCAAAGCGGCTACGCCATCGCGCTGCAGGCCGTACCGGGCGGCGCGGGCTACAACGCCGCGCTGGGCGACGGTCTCGATGTGCTGATGGGTGGCGGCCGGCACCACTTCACGCCTTACGACGCAGCCAGCAACAGCAAGGGCCGCGCCGACGGCCGCGACCTGCTGGCCGAATTTGCCGCCCAGGGCTATGCCGTCGCCAGCAACAAGATGGAAATGTCGGTGGCCCGTCCCGGACAGAAATTCGTCGGACTGTACGCGAAGGAAGACCATCTGGAATATGAGCTGGACCGCACTGCCACCCCGCCGCGCGGCGAAGGCGGCACCCAGCCCAGCCTGTCCGAGATGACCGCCAAGGCCATTGAGTTAATGAGCGCGAATCCCAAAGGCTTCTTCCTGATGGTTGAAGGGGGCAAGATCGACCACGCCCTGCATGGCTCCAACGTCAAGCGCGCCCTGGTCGACACGGTCGCTTTCGACGACGCCGTGCAAACCGCGCTCGATCAAATGAAGCTGCTCGATCCCGGTCTGGCCAACACCCTGATCGTCGTCACCGCCGATCACGATCACACCCTGGCCTTCAACGGCAATGCGCGGCGCGGCAATCCCATCCTCGACATCGTGCGCGGCGAAAGCGGCGAAGCCTTGCTCGACGCCGACGGCAAAACCTTCACCACCCTGGTCTTCGGCAACGGCCCGAATCGCCCGGCGCAGCGGACCGACGTCGGCAGCGCCGAAGCAGGCGGCGACGACTACCACCAGGAGACCGGCGTCCGCCTGCGCGGTGAAA
Encoded here:
- a CDS encoding alkaline phosphatase, which gives rise to MKKALIPSLLLALSATAVQAAPAKNIIFFLGDGMGPTTITAARIFQYGEEGLLKFERLERTARIKTYSNDAQTTDSAPSMGSYMTGIKINNEVISMSSDTKASMPQKDERGNLTIDTCASGNGKAAPTILELSKAAGRSVGAVTTTEATHATPASTYAHSCHRQSGYAIALQAVPGGAGYNAALGDGLDVLMGGGRHHFTPYDAASNSKGRADGRDLLAEFAAQGYAVASNKMEMSVARPGQKFVGLYAKEDHLEYELDRTATPPRGEGGTQPSLSEMTAKAIELMSANPKGFFLMVEGGKIDHALHGSNVKRALVDTVAFDDAVQTALDQMKLLDPGLANTLIVVTADHDHTLAFNGNARRGNPILDIVRGESGEALLDADGKTFTTLVFGNGPNRPAQRTDVGSAEAGGDDYHQETGVRLRGETHGGGDVKLYAAGAGAAAFKGTLENTRVFDLMRAAAGL